Below is a genomic region from Sorghum bicolor cultivar BTx623 chromosome 9, Sorghum_bicolor_NCBIv3, whole genome shotgun sequence.
TGAGTTTTGCTGCATTCTTTTTCATCCCCCCTCCCACGATTGTGCTGTAACAATGTGTCCCCCCTCGTTGCAGATGTTATCCCTATTGAAACAGCAAGGTCTAGATTCTTGGACCTCGTTGTTGATTATTTTATATGTGAGCATGTTATTGAGATGGTGGAATGCTCTGGCTCCGACTGCAGCCAGGTGGATGGCAAATCAAACAAGAGAAAGCAGCAGGAGGTTCGATATGAGGGTGACCCAAGGGTTTCTTTGCCGTTGATGTATATAGCAAACTTGTACGAAACCTTGGTGAGTGATGTCAATGTGCGTCTTGCGGCGTTGATTGGGTTCCATGAGAAAACTATAGGTCTAGCTCTTGAAGCTTCAGGTGGCTTGTACAGGAAACTGACCCAGAGGTTCCCAAAGAGAGGTATGATGGCTAATCATAAATATTTAACCCATACATGATTTTCTGATGTTATGTTCTTAAATTTTATTCGATGTAGATAGGCCACTGCAGCTTCAAGAGGAGGGAGTTAGCGACTTCTCATGCAACTAGGACAAAGTTTCCTGAACTTGTGGTACAAGAAGAAAAACGAGTTCGTTTTGTGGTTATTAACGGATTGGCGATCATAGAGAGGCCAGAAAATATGAGAATGGAAGATGCGGAATGGTAAGACTTCTAATTCACACAATGTTAGCTGTTTAGCTTCCTTTGCTTGTAGCAAGGTTGGCCTGGTGTCTGGGGGCCAGTATCTGAAAACTCCTGTATTAACCCTTTCTGCAATGATTGTATTTGTGTTAACTCAATTTGTGATAGTGGGGGTGGTTCGAGCAAACAAATTCTTCTAGTGTTTGCTTATTATTCTCAAAATTGCATACCTTGGACGGTACAAATTTCGGCAAAAAAAAGTCTTCATGTAAAATGTGGATAATTCTATATCACATTGAAAGCTATCTGCCTCCAAAGGGAAGGGGCTTAACTATGACAATCTATAGAATCGATTTCTTTGTTAAAGGTTATTCCTTGAAAGTAGATTGGTGTGTAGTATGTGTTGGTGTTTATGTTTGTTTGTGGTTGTGTTGCCCCTTTTTTCTTCTTGATATAATGATACACAGCTCTGGGCCGTcctgcgtgttcgagaaaaaaaaaaagactggcATGGCGTCTGCACCCATAATATTTGCCATTTTGAATGCCATCAGTTTAGGATGAATTTACAATAAGAGTTCAGAAAACTATGTCAATAAACAAAACCTTAATTTCATTGAATTCGATTACAATTTCTAGGAAAACctctgtttatatttttataccatTCTTGTTCTTTTGGTTGCATAATAAACCTCTGATATGTAATAATGACTTTGTTTCCCCTTTCTATATTGTAACAAAAAATTTGAAGGTTCAGAAGATTGACTGGTCGAAGTGAAGTTGCTATTTGTTCAAGAGATTATAAATTCTATTCACCACGGCATAAGATCAGGCGCTCCCCGCAGGCAGCATTTGACATCCCTGATACAAGTGTAAGCTGCATACTGGGCTTCAGAGAATATAAAAATGCAGCCAAAATAGGTAATCTACTTGCTTATAATGTTATTATTGACCCTATATGATTTGTTTAGGCTTTGGCAGAGGATGAGAACTCTTCATTGGTTTGTTCTTCAGGATTTCGTTCACCAAACGAGGTAACTTTATGTTTTTCATTCGCTCATGGTAATAACAAGTAGCTACATGCATTTGCAAATGATTCTGCCTGCTGCCCTCCTGGTTCTTCAATTCTTATTAgcttgttcttcttgtggcAGCATCAAGTTATATAAGCGACAGTAGTTGGTGCCTTGATCTTGTTTATCTACTAATCCAATCTAACTCACTGACTAATACATAGCTTGCTCTGTTCCAGATACAAAATCAGCATCAGTCAACATCAAAGAGACCTATCGAACATCTAGAAAATCAACCTTTTTTACACCTTTTCCATCAAGCAGAGGATGATAGCATGCAGCAAGTGCAACATTGTACTCAGTTCCCACCCATTCACCAATGTACGAGCACTCCACATCTATCAGTATCAGATAATCCCCAACACCAGCAGCAGGCTTATTTATCTCAGCATATATCTTGCTTGCAAGTTGCGCAAGGTCATCTTGGA
It encodes:
- the LOC8080102 gene encoding uncharacterized protein At2g02148 isoform X2 codes for the protein MNGSYTSSISLHDVSVDDGQSALDNSSRASSPFDILTPQDVIPIETASQVDGKSNKRKQQEVRYEGDPRVSLPLMYIANLYETLVSDVNVRLAALIGFHEKTIGLALEASGGLYRKLTQRFPKRGHCSFKRRELATSHATRTKFPELVVQEEKRVRFVVINGLAIIERPENMRMEDAEWFRRLTGRSEVAICSRDYKFYSPRHKIRRSPQAAFDIPDTSALAEDENSSLVCSSGFRSPNEIQNQHQSTSKRPIEHLENQPFLHLFHQAEDDSMQQVQHCTQFPPIHQCTSTPHLSVSDNPQHQQQAYLSQHISCLQVAQGHLGGRMHIVPTSPAKFCDECGSPYLRVTSKFCSECGTKRLGM
- the LOC8080102 gene encoding uncharacterized protein At2g02148 isoform X1; the protein is MNGSYTSSISLHDVSVDDGQSALDNSSRASSPFDILTPQDVIPIETARSRFLDLVVDYFICEHVIEMVECSGSDCSQVDGKSNKRKQQEVRYEGDPRVSLPLMYIANLYETLVSDVNVRLAALIGFHEKTIGLALEASGGLYRKLTQRFPKRGHCSFKRRELATSHATRTKFPELVVQEEKRVRFVVINGLAIIERPENMRMEDAEWFRRLTGRSEVAICSRDYKFYSPRHKIRRSPQAAFDIPDTSALAEDENSSLVCSSGFRSPNEIQNQHQSTSKRPIEHLENQPFLHLFHQAEDDSMQQVQHCTQFPPIHQCTSTPHLSVSDNPQHQQQAYLSQHISCLQVAQGHLGGRMHIVPTSPAKFCDECGSPYLRVTSKFCSECGTKRLGM